A genomic region of Oryza glaberrima chromosome 1, OglaRS2, whole genome shotgun sequence contains the following coding sequences:
- the LOC127767160 gene encoding lipid phosphate phosphatase 2-like, whose protein sequence is MPAPSASIHLGVPTPYITSHGSKIARLHMYDWIVLVLLVVVDGILNIIEPFHRFVGSDMMTDLRYPMKDNTVPFWAVPIIGIIGPMIIITGIYFKKRNVYDFHHAILGLLFSVLITAVITDAIKDGVGRPRPDFFWRCFPDGVPAYDNFTTGVLCHGKASVIKEGHKSFPSGHTSWSFAGLGFLSWYLAGKIKVFDRRGHVAKLCIIILPLLLAALVAVSRVDDYWHHWQDVFTGGILGLVVSSFCYLQFFPMPSDENGLWPHAYARHILNPDQLENNAQPTSVDRPNSLPNGSFRSPNGLEMGNTGQGQALDFMEAGRRYQ, encoded by the exons ATGCCGGCACCATCGGCATCCATCCATCTGGGAGTTCCAACTCCGTACATAACATCTCATGGATCCAAAATTGCTCGCCTACACATGTATGACTGGATTGTGCTGGTTCTTCTAGTCGTAGTAGATGGAATACTGAACATAATAGAACCATTCCATCGATTTGTTGGATCGGATATGATGACAGACCTCAGATACCCCATGAAAGACAACACAGTCCCATTTTGGGCGGTGCCG ATAATTGGTATCATTGGACCAATGATTATCATCACTGGAATATACTTCAAGAAGAGGAATGTGTATGATTTCCATCATGCCATACTAG GTCTCCTATTTTCAGTTCTTATCACGGCGGTTATAACTGATGCCATTAAAGATGGGGTTGGTCGACCGCGTCCAGATTTCTTTTGGCGCTGTTTTCCTGACGGAGTACCT GCTTACGATAATTTCACTACAGGAGTGCTTTGTCATGGTAAGGCGAGCGTTATCAAAGAAGGTCACAAGAGTTTTCCGAGTGGCCATACTTCTT gGTCTTTTGCTGGCCTTGGTTTCTTGTCATGGTATCTGGCTGGtaaaataaaagtttttgaCAGAAGAGGCCATGTTGCAAAACTCTGCATTATTATTCTCCCTCTGCTCCTTGCAGCCTTGGTTGCTGTTTCTCGGGTAGATGACTATTGGCATCATTGGCAAGATGTGTTCACCGGTGGAATTTTGG GGTTGGTGGTTTCTTCATTTTGCTACCTCCAATTTTTTCCAATGCCATCTGATGAAAACG GATTATGGCCTCACGCATACGCCCGGCACATTCTCAACCCTGATCAGCTGGAGAACAACGCGCAACCCACGTCCGTGGATCGCCCTAACTCTCTACCGAACGGGTCCTTTAGAAGCCCTAATGGATTGGAAATGGGAAACACGGGCCAAGGCCAAGCATTAGATTTCATGGAAGCTGGTCGTAGATATCAATAA